One window of the Shewanella litorisediminis genome contains the following:
- a CDS encoding ABC transporter ATP-binding protein → MTPIVAMQEISKSFQDGAERHRVLDRLTLEIHPGETVALTGPSGSGKSTLLNLIAGFDHPDDGQIRLLGRATDAFSAKDWDRFRRRELGMVFQQFNLLEPLHVQANIHFPLALNGKPWDDWCDTLAHRLGLTELLSRQVDSLSGGQQQRVAIARALAQRPPLLLADEPTGNLDEHSGDEVMALLTSLARESNTAILMVTHSERCAAFMQRRWHLSSGQIAEHLIDEHQIDKVQIDKVQSTVNPGQGTPHNPPGQE, encoded by the coding sequence ATGACGCCGATAGTCGCCATGCAGGAGATAAGCAAGAGTTTTCAGGACGGTGCCGAGCGTCACCGGGTACTGGACAGGCTCACACTGGAAATCCACCCCGGTGAAACCGTGGCCCTCACCGGCCCCAGCGGCAGCGGTAAAAGCACCCTGCTTAACCTGATTGCGGGTTTCGACCATCCGGACGACGGCCAGATCCGGCTCCTTGGCAGGGCCACCGATGCGTTCAGCGCCAAAGACTGGGATAGGTTTCGCCGCCGTGAGCTTGGCATGGTATTTCAGCAGTTTAACCTGCTGGAGCCTTTACATGTGCAGGCCAATATTCACTTTCCCCTCGCCCTTAACGGTAAGCCCTGGGATGACTGGTGCGATACCCTCGCACACCGTTTGGGGCTGACTGAGCTTCTGTCCCGCCAAGTGGACAGCCTCTCCGGCGGTCAGCAGCAAAGAGTCGCCATCGCCCGGGCTCTCGCCCAGCGCCCACCGCTGCTCCTTGCCGATGAACCCACAGGCAACCTTGATGAACACTCGGGCGATGAGGTGATGGCGCTGCTCACCAGCCTCGCCCGTGAGAGCAATACCGCCATCCTGATGGTGACCCACAGCGAGCGCTGCGCCGCCTTTATGCAAAGGCGCTGGCACCTGAGCAGTGGCCAGATAGCCGAGCACCTGATTGACGAACACCAGATTGATAAAGTCCAGATTGATAAAGTCCAAAGTACCGTCAACCCCGGCCAGGGGACGCCACACAACCCGCCGGGTCAGGAATAG
- a CDS encoding ABC transporter permease, which produces METQAASTHHGLWLSLKVFVGHYRRAPLQAGAILLGIILSVVLLTAVKSINENARASYREATAPLSGRAAFSLLPAGGAAFLSDDIYFSLSRQGLKLIPRLNGVITDDSGRRFYIDGIDIIAATSAARVAASGADTHTASAAPVSPLSSELDLASLLTGEPVLLLSQSHLEKIQARGGITINGEAITLIGLDDSYGLGSTLVADLSFAKDALQAYHDLSTIEVLDNLSLAALQQHLHNAGIDASRIEIVAEDNGAALTELTGSFHLSLKAMGLLAFVVGLFIAYNGVRYSLMKRTRLLLQLRQLGVGQRELLGALTLELMLMVSLGAAAGFILGLWLGQVLMPLVAMTLEQIYGARLLPGHWQPGWFIEAFGLTAAASLFACIPLMARLVATPLASSRHQAASQGFDTRMQRLQLKVAAALLLLALAITLMEPEVSRYLREQQLPRLLPMYSLGLIALVTLSAPLLLPSLLARLPALLTGFGLFRPGLSHYLVAELKVLAPPMSLAMMAMLLALSANIAMTTLVGSFEGTLKVWLNQRLHADIYVRPGDSRMQEVMTRLEGDRRISASYRQYSSPAVLTGPGNSETRFRLLARDSISVRETSTLKTFDSALWQAMQQGGNHILVNEPMALRLNIQLGDTLDVAVGGQRLNLMVAGIFYDHGNQQFETIIEEDLWLGLGLSPIPMSLALSCGKCDAELLANDLASELELSRSLIFSQQNIKKIAITMFGRTFEITASLGTLTLLVASIGLFSALSMLSASRENTLARLHALGVSRRELLFMSAAQMLLMVLATALLAVPVAWILAWLLIHKVILLSFGWSLTMDWQWLPVLTAIGAALLSASLALAWPLWRQSRRPLIRSLQQEAN; this is translated from the coding sequence ATGGAGACGCAAGCAGCAAGTACCCACCATGGCCTGTGGCTTAGCCTCAAGGTGTTTGTGGGCCATTACCGCCGGGCGCCACTGCAGGCCGGGGCCATTTTGCTGGGCATTATCCTCTCTGTGGTGCTGCTCACGGCGGTAAAAAGCATCAATGAAAATGCCCGGGCCAGTTACCGGGAAGCCACGGCCCCTCTCTCGGGCCGCGCCGCCTTTAGCCTGCTGCCTGCAGGCGGCGCGGCCTTTCTCAGCGATGACATTTATTTTAGCCTCAGTCGTCAGGGACTTAAGTTGATTCCAAGGTTAAATGGGGTCATCACCGATGATAGTGGCAGACGCTTTTATATCGACGGCATCGACATCATTGCCGCCACGTCGGCGGCCAGGGTGGCCGCATCCGGCGCAGATACCCACACGGCATCGGCCGCACCGGTAAGCCCCCTGTCTTCCGAACTTGACCTGGCGAGCCTGCTCACCGGCGAGCCGGTGTTGCTGCTAAGCCAAAGCCACCTTGAGAAGATTCAGGCCCGGGGCGGAATAACCATTAACGGCGAGGCCATCACCCTGATTGGCCTTGATGACAGCTACGGCCTCGGCAGCACCCTGGTGGCCGACTTGTCCTTTGCCAAGGATGCGCTGCAGGCGTACCACGACTTAAGCACCATAGAAGTGCTGGATAACCTGAGCCTTGCGGCACTGCAGCAGCATTTGCACAATGCCGGCATCGATGCCTCCAGGATTGAAATCGTCGCCGAAGATAACGGTGCGGCGCTCACCGAACTGACCGGCAGCTTCCACCTGAGCCTCAAGGCCATGGGGCTGCTCGCCTTTGTCGTTGGGCTCTTTATCGCCTACAACGGCGTGCGCTACAGCCTGATGAAGCGCACCCGGCTTTTATTGCAGCTGCGCCAGCTGGGTGTGGGGCAGCGGGAACTGCTTGGCGCCCTGACGCTGGAGCTCATGCTGATGGTTAGCCTCGGCGCCGCAGCGGGTTTTATACTTGGCCTCTGGCTTGGTCAGGTGCTTATGCCACTGGTGGCCATGACGCTGGAGCAAATCTATGGCGCGCGCCTCTTGCCCGGCCACTGGCAGCCCGGCTGGTTTATTGAGGCCTTCGGTTTGACCGCAGCGGCGAGCCTCTTTGCCTGCATCCCCCTGATGGCAAGGTTGGTGGCCACGCCGCTCGCCAGCAGTCGTCATCAGGCAGCGAGTCAGGGGTTTGATACCCGAATGCAGCGGCTGCAACTCAAGGTCGCCGCGGCGCTGTTACTGCTTGCGCTGGCAATTACCCTGATGGAACCCGAAGTCAGCCGCTATCTTCGCGAGCAGCAGCTGCCGCGACTCCTGCCGATGTATAGCCTGGGACTTATCGCACTGGTGACGCTGTCAGCGCCACTGCTGTTACCCAGCCTGCTTGCCAGGCTACCCGCGCTGCTCACAGGATTTGGCCTCTTCAGACCGGGGCTGTCCCACTATTTGGTTGCCGAGCTTAAAGTGCTGGCGCCCCCCATGTCGCTGGCCATGATGGCCATGCTGCTGGCGCTGTCGGCCAATATCGCCATGACCACCCTGGTGGGCAGCTTCGAAGGCACCCTGAAGGTTTGGCTCAACCAACGGCTGCATGCCGATATTTACGTGAGGCCCGGTGACAGTCGCATGCAGGAGGTGATGACAAGGCTTGAAGGCGACCGCCGCATCAGCGCCAGCTACCGCCAGTATTCCAGCCCTGCGGTGCTCACAGGCCCGGGTAACAGCGAGACCCGCTTTCGGCTGCTGGCCCGGGACAGCATTTCAGTGCGGGAAACCAGCACCCTAAAGACATTCGATTCGGCACTGTGGCAAGCCATGCAGCAGGGTGGCAACCACATTCTGGTCAATGAACCCATGGCACTGCGGCTCAATATTCAGCTTGGGGATACCCTGGATGTCGCGGTTGGCGGCCAACGCCTGAACCTGATGGTTGCCGGTATTTTTTACGATCACGGTAATCAGCAGTTTGAAACCATTATCGAGGAAGACTTATGGCTTGGGCTTGGGCTATCCCCCATTCCCATGAGTCTGGCGCTGAGCTGCGGCAAATGCGACGCCGAGCTTTTGGCCAATGACCTTGCCAGCGAGCTTGAGCTGTCCCGCTCACTGATTTTCAGTCAGCAGAACATCAAAAAAATTGCCATCACCATGTTTGGCCGCACCTTTGAAATCACCGCAAGCCTGGGCACCCTCACCCTGCTCGTGGCCTCCATCGGCCTCTTTTCGGCGCTGTCCATGCTCTCCGCCAGCCGCGAAAATACGCTGGCGCGGCTGCACGCCCTCGGGGTGAGCCGCCGCGAGCTGCTTTTTATGAGCGCCGCGCAAATGTTGCTGATGGTGCTTGCCACGGCTCTGCTCGCCGTGCCGGTGGCCTGGATACTCGCCTGGCTCTTGATCCACAAGGTGATTTTGCTCTCCTTCGGCTGGAGCCTCACCATGGACTGGCAGTGGCTGCCTGTGCTTACCGCCATTGGTGCAGCCCTCTTATCCGCCTCACTGGCACTCGCCTGGCCCCTGTGGCGCCAAAGCCGCCGCCCGCTAATCCGCAGTTTGCAGCAGGAGGCGAACTGA
- a CDS encoding Na/Pi symporter: protein MKWIAITALIYLVLVAVGTVGDGFKLVSGGSDGAKAIFAFADNPLVALLLGVFATALVQSSSTVTSVIVGLVAGGLPLSVAIPMVMGANIGTTITNTLVSVGHIRSKDEFQRAFAASTVHDFFNLMAVLIFLPLEIAFGVLEKAARYLAELFTLDANLSMKDYNFMKSLTAPALDLIKQITSVLDGKLAGIAMIVLGISLILFAVTFLGKLLKQVMVGKAKAMLHGAIGKGPVAGILSGTAVTVMVQSSSTTTSLMVPLAGSGVFSTRQIYPFTLGANIGTTITALLAATAISGSAAEVALTVALVHVLFNVFAVVLIYGLPMLRDIPVRCAEALARACARNKSAAMAYVVGSFFVLPGALLLAIR, encoded by the coding sequence ATGAAATGGATAGCCATCACTGCCCTGATTTACCTTGTATTGGTGGCTGTAGGCACAGTCGGCGATGGATTTAAACTGGTTTCCGGTGGCAGCGACGGCGCCAAAGCCATCTTCGCCTTTGCCGATAATCCCCTGGTAGCCCTGCTGCTGGGCGTGTTTGCAACCGCCCTGGTGCAAAGTTCTTCCACCGTGACCTCTGTGATTGTGGGGCTGGTGGCCGGTGGCCTGCCACTGTCGGTGGCCATTCCCATGGTGATGGGCGCCAACATAGGTACCACCATTACCAACACCCTGGTGTCTGTTGGCCATATCCGCTCGAAGGACGAATTTCAGCGCGCCTTTGCCGCATCCACGGTGCATGACTTCTTTAATCTGATGGCGGTGCTGATTTTCCTGCCCCTGGAGATTGCTTTTGGTGTCCTTGAAAAGGCGGCGCGCTATCTGGCCGAACTCTTCACCCTGGATGCCAACCTCTCCATGAAAGATTACAACTTTATGAAGAGCCTGACCGCGCCGGCGCTGGATCTGATTAAACAAATTACCTCGGTACTGGATGGTAAGTTGGCCGGTATTGCCATGATTGTCTTGGGGATAAGCCTGATTTTGTTTGCCGTGACCTTCCTTGGCAAACTGCTTAAACAGGTGATGGTGGGCAAGGCAAAAGCCATGCTTCACGGTGCCATTGGCAAGGGGCCTGTGGCGGGCATTCTGTCGGGCACCGCAGTGACTGTGATGGTGCAGTCATCGTCGACCACCACCAGCTTGATGGTGCCACTGGCGGGCAGTGGTGTGTTCAGTACCCGGCAGATTTATCCTTTCACCCTGGGCGCCAACATTGGCACTACCATCACGGCGCTGCTGGCGGCCACCGCCATTTCCGGCAGTGCTGCCGAGGTGGCACTGACCGTTGCTTTGGTGCACGTGCTCTTTAACGTGTTTGCCGTGGTGCTGATTTACGGCCTGCCAATGCTGCGTGATATTCCGGTTCGCTGCGCCGAGGCGCTTGCCCGTGCCTGCGCCCGTAACAAGAGCGCGGCCATGGCCTATGTGGTCGGCAGCTTCTTTGTATTGCCGGGGGCCCTGCTGCTGGCGATTCGCTGA
- a CDS encoding ISAs1 family transposase encodes MNLLEHLETLPDPRKEINLKHNLVDVVFLTLSAVLSGATGWKSIQEFGEEQLDWLRQYRQFEYGIPRRHCIANIIKALDSELLLQTVFSWINEKRQSEGKSVIALDGKTMRGAWSDDVKNALHVVSAFDVSNGVTLYQDSSNTKGKEAEIARNVIDALALDNAIVTLDALHCQVATMSTITQRKGDFVIQVKSNQKALLEEVQASFRNLYDSKELETYEQSNTGHGRKECRTVMQTEAELSPDLKKKWPHIKSLIEVASERTVNGSTSCSSRWYVSSLPVDAEEAARTIRDHWAVENQLHWVLDVVFREDALKVSDPEGAKHLALFNRAALSAIKQHNGKKDSLAGKRRRAAWSPVFRSELLFG; translated from the coding sequence ATGAATCTTTTGGAACACCTTGAAACACTGCCCGATCCTCGTAAGGAAATCAATCTTAAACACAACTTGGTTGACGTAGTCTTCCTGACACTCTCTGCCGTACTCAGCGGTGCAACCGGCTGGAAGTCGATCCAGGAGTTCGGTGAAGAACAACTCGACTGGTTACGGCAGTACCGCCAGTTTGAGTATGGTATCCCCAGACGACACTGTATCGCCAACATTATCAAAGCCTTGGATAGTGAGCTTCTGCTGCAAACGGTGTTCAGCTGGATCAACGAGAAACGGCAGAGCGAAGGTAAGTCGGTCATCGCTCTTGACGGTAAAACGATGCGCGGTGCGTGGAGTGACGACGTTAAAAATGCACTTCATGTCGTCAGTGCGTTCGATGTCAGCAACGGTGTCACGCTTTATCAGGACAGTTCGAATACCAAAGGCAAAGAAGCCGAGATTGCCCGAAACGTGATTGATGCCTTGGCACTGGATAACGCAATTGTCACGCTCGACGCGTTGCACTGCCAGGTCGCCACCATGAGCACAATTACACAGCGCAAAGGCGATTTCGTGATCCAGGTGAAGTCCAATCAAAAAGCGCTGCTTGAGGAAGTGCAGGCGTCATTCCGTAACCTTTATGACTCAAAGGAACTGGAAACGTATGAACAGTCCAACACCGGTCATGGCCGCAAGGAGTGCAGGACCGTGATGCAAACTGAAGCCGAGTTGTCACCAGACCTGAAAAAGAAATGGCCCCATATAAAGTCACTGATAGAGGTCGCCAGCGAGCGGACTGTTAATGGTAGCACATCATGTTCGTCACGTTGGTACGTCAGCTCCCTGCCAGTGGACGCTGAGGAAGCAGCTCGCACAATCCGCGACCACTGGGCCGTTGAGAACCAACTGCACTGGGTGCTGGACGTTGTTTTTCGCGAGGATGCTTTGAAAGTGTCAGATCCAGAGGGTGCTAAACATTTGGCCCTATTCAACCGTGCGGCACTAAGTGCAATAAAACAGCACAATGGCAAGAAAGACAGCCTTGCAGGTAAGCGCCGGCGTGCAGCTTGGAGCCCTGTATTTCGTTCAGAGCTGCTCTTTGGCTAA
- a CDS encoding reverse transcriptase family protein, protein MDNIKPIFQAGPIKSISRLVTALGITLSELEHVLHLSPNERYSDLKNPIYKKDGSVRVIKNPNRDIRKIQFRLNQRISKACVRWPDYLFGSIPKTDQSGNRDYVACAQVHCGAKSILKLDVSSFFDSIHKDHVYSLFHGLFRYSEEVSLCLANICCYEDHLVQGALTSSYIATLILWDVEQELVRKLRRAGLKYTRLVDDITISSTCHGYDFSMAEKLVFDMLAAKSLSLNVKKSVVYRTGTESLKVHGLEVSFSKPNLPKSEVKKIRAAVHQISLLAKNKSVRRTYKYRANYHRTLGRVNKLARLENDKRDRFLKVLLSTSVRPLPSGRDTGRDSTLCII, encoded by the coding sequence ATGGACAATATAAAACCAATCTTTCAAGCGGGACCAATTAAAAGCATATCTAGGCTTGTTACAGCATTAGGTATAACCCTTTCCGAACTTGAACACGTGCTACATCTATCACCAAATGAACGTTACTCCGATTTAAAAAATCCAATTTATAAAAAAGATGGGAGTGTTAGGGTAATTAAAAACCCTAACAGAGATATTCGTAAGATTCAATTTAGACTGAATCAACGGATAAGTAAGGCATGTGTGCGGTGGCCTGATTATTTATTTGGTTCCATTCCTAAAACAGATCAAAGTGGCAATCGAGATTATGTAGCTTGTGCTCAAGTACATTGTGGAGCAAAAAGTATCTTAAAGTTGGATGTGTCTTCTTTTTTCGATAGTATCCATAAAGATCATGTATATTCGCTGTTTCACGGGCTTTTTAGATATAGTGAAGAAGTATCGTTATGTTTGGCTAATATATGCTGTTACGAAGATCACTTGGTTCAAGGTGCTCTGACCTCTAGCTATATAGCAACCTTAATTTTATGGGATGTTGAACAAGAACTGGTAAGGAAGCTACGGCGAGCTGGCTTGAAATATACTCGTTTGGTTGATGATATTACTATTTCATCAACCTGCCATGGATATGATTTCTCAATGGCTGAAAAACTAGTTTTTGATATGTTGGCCGCCAAAAGCTTATCTTTGAATGTAAAAAAATCTGTTGTTTATAGAACCGGTACTGAAAGTTTAAAAGTACATGGTTTAGAAGTATCTTTTTCCAAACCTAACCTGCCCAAGTCAGAAGTAAAAAAAATTAGAGCCGCTGTACATCAAATTTCATTATTAGCTAAGAATAAATCAGTAAGAAGAACTTATAAATATAGAGCAAATTATCATAGAACTTTAGGGCGGGTTAATAAATTGGCTAGATTAGAAAATGACAAAAGAGATCGTTTTTTAAAAGTTCTTTTGTCAACTTCTGTGAGGCCACTTCCTTCTGGCAGAGACACAGGGCGGGATTCCACTTTGTGCATAATTTAG
- a CDS encoding DUF3144 domain-containing protein — translation MSEETSATESATASDSQNAFYARATEMIKLANQQNQDPAIKTGEISASFMWAVARYNAWFGSTSFETQEQMQAKKQEMLDYYMERYKEMLEANLDDYIENFDHYRATQK, via the coding sequence ATGTCTGAAGAAACATCTGCTACCGAGTCTGCAACCGCCTCCGATAGCCAAAACGCCTTTTACGCCCGCGCCACCGAGATGATTAAGCTCGCCAATCAGCAAAACCAGGATCCCGCTATCAAAACCGGCGAGATCAGCGCTTCTTTCATGTGGGCAGTCGCCCGCTACAACGCCTGGTTTGGCTCCACCAGTTTTGAGACCCAGGAGCAAATGCAGGCCAAGAAGCAGGAAATGCTCGACTACTACATGGAGCGATATAAAGAGATGCTCGAAGCCAACCTCGATGACTATATCGAGAACTTCGACCACTACAGGGCAACCCAGAAGTAG
- a CDS encoding lipocalin-like domain-containing protein, whose protein sequence is MTLAIKIKLLPLMALVLLLAAGCDKTGDNQRHPAAATSDTAAPGMGELMAGDLAGFDKVIRGKALTFPADHGPHNHFRQEWWYLTANLKTAGGEPLGLQWTQFRVALKPEPEAAEQAGASNSEATGQNASEGSWQSRQLWFAHAAVTRQHSHVATEQWSRGHRQLAAAGGKPFSVHLANWRWQSQTDALFPASLTVEAVKGEASPAYRLTLSSQSPLQLQGDRGYSAKSFDAGLASYYYSAPFIDIEGEVLLDGVWQKVSGQGWLDREWSSAFLGLAQQGWDWFALRLDDGSALMLFQLREQNATSFTHANRMWPDGRSQQLEVISITPNEYRQGYPVTWQLSLKDSLAGNPEASGQINLKVEALNGDARMQLSMPYWEGPVEVSGSFSGEGYMELTGY, encoded by the coding sequence ATGACCTTAGCCATAAAAATCAAACTCTTGCCCCTGATGGCACTGGTGTTATTGCTCGCAGCGGGCTGTGACAAAACCGGTGACAATCAGCGGCATCCTGCCGCTGCCACCTCAGACACAGCGGCCCCCGGCATGGGTGAGCTGATGGCGGGGGATCTTGCAGGCTTCGACAAGGTCATCAGGGGCAAGGCGCTCACTTTCCCTGCCGACCACGGCCCCCACAATCATTTTCGCCAGGAGTGGTGGTATCTCACCGCCAACCTTAAAACCGCCGGCGGCGAGCCTTTGGGGCTGCAGTGGACCCAGTTTCGGGTGGCGCTTAAGCCGGAACCAGAGGCTGCGGAACAGGCCGGCGCCAGCAATAGCGAGGCCACAGGTCAAAACGCATCAGAGGGCAGCTGGCAAAGCAGGCAGCTGTGGTTTGCCCACGCCGCCGTTACCCGACAGCACAGCCATGTGGCTACCGAGCAGTGGTCCCGAGGCCACAGGCAACTTGCAGCTGCCGGGGGCAAGCCCTTCTCGGTGCACCTCGCCAACTGGCGCTGGCAATCCCAAACCGATGCCCTCTTTCCCGCAAGCCTCACGGTGGAAGCGGTGAAAGGCGAAGCGTCGCCCGCTTATCGCCTCACGCTGTCCAGCCAGTCGCCACTGCAATTACAGGGAGATAGGGGCTACAGCGCCAAGAGCTTCGATGCGGGGCTGGCATCCTATTACTACTCGGCACCTTTTATCGATATCGAGGGCGAGGTGTTGCTCGATGGGGTGTGGCAAAAGGTCAGCGGCCAGGGCTGGCTCGACCGCGAATGGAGCAGTGCCTTTTTGGGGCTGGCACAGCAAGGCTGGGACTGGTTTGCCCTGCGTCTCGACGACGGCTCGGCGCTGATGCTGTTTCAGCTTAGGGAGCAAAACGCCACATCCTTCACCCATGCCAATCGCATGTGGCCCGATGGCCGCAGCCAGCAGCTCGAGGTGATCTCAATAACGCCAAACGAATATCGACAAGGCTATCCGGTTACGTGGCAGCTGAGCCTGAAAGACAGCCTGGCGGGCAACCCCGAGGCAAGCGGCCAGATTAATCTTAAGGTTGAAGCCCTCAACGGCGACGCCCGCATGCAGCTCAGCATGCCATATTGGGAAGGCCCGGTAGAGGTCAGCGGCAGCTTCAGTGGCGAAGGCTATATGGAGCTGACGGGGTACTAA
- a CDS encoding retron Ec48 family effector membrane protein, translated as MLAQEFIETNRDIFLKWIIYVYLGVMFVLILSLLAGVHNDNSLVFEPCFTEKCFKIFGEKFKVTLSLIQLTTQFFLGVLTAFGVILAIFSYFNSKESSNFNIHLANMAFFGNSLEQLVSQREYISYSSVNKNVLYNLIFPNSKKRKCCRF; from the coding sequence ATGCTTGCTCAAGAATTTATAGAGACCAATAGAGATATATTTTTAAAATGGATTATTTATGTCTATCTGGGTGTGATGTTCGTATTAATTCTCTCATTACTCGCTGGTGTGCATAATGATAACTCTTTAGTTTTTGAACCTTGCTTTACCGAGAAGTGTTTCAAGATTTTTGGAGAAAAATTTAAAGTAACATTAAGCTTGATTCAGTTAACAACTCAATTTTTTCTAGGGGTTTTAACAGCATTTGGAGTTATTCTAGCTATATTTAGCTACTTCAACTCAAAAGAAAGTTCAAACTTTAATATACATCTAGCAAACATGGCCTTTTTCGGGAATTCCTTGGAACAGTTGGTTTCTCAAAGAGAATATATATCCTATAGTTCTGTGAATAAAAATGTGTTGTATAATTTAATTTTTCCAAACTCGAAAAAAAGGAAATGTTGCAGATTTTGA
- a CDS encoding DUF3332 domain-containing protein translates to MGQMGLSGMLTQGNLSAVDNRYGRAGLYMLLAPVYGLTATADLFIFNSIEFWTGKNPITGKSPALVDMPAKTIIKVNDKLDKELTDAPLKGALGANNSQQVEDAQFVAIDDNTLAMLVRLGDGSEHTMTGKRSGDAVDFFVDNRFVTRVSIDELSAYAANR, encoded by the coding sequence ATGGGCCAGATGGGGCTCAGCGGCATGCTGACCCAGGGTAACCTCTCGGCAGTGGACAACCGCTATGGCCGCGCCGGCCTGTACATGCTGTTGGCGCCGGTTTATGGTCTCACCGCCACCGCCGACCTATTTATCTTCAACAGCATCGAATTCTGGACCGGCAAAAACCCCATCACCGGCAAGTCACCGGCCCTGGTGGACATGCCCGCCAAAACCATCATCAAGGTCAACGACAAGCTGGATAAGGAACTGACCGATGCGCCGCTCAAGGGCGCCCTGGGGGCCAACAACAGTCAGCAGGTTGAGGATGCACAGTTTGTTGCCATCGATGACAACACCCTGGCCATGTTGGTGCGCCTCGGTGACGGCAGCGAGCACACCATGACCGGCAAGCGCAGCGGTGATGCGGTGGACTTCTTCGTCGATAATCGCTTTGTGACCCGCGTAAGTATCGACGAGCTGAGCGCCTATGCCGCCAACCGCTGA